In one window of Desulforhabdus amnigena DNA:
- a CDS encoding MGH1-like glycoside hydrolase domain-containing protein, with protein MTAEHKRLEEARDEKISWKKWGPYLSERQWGTVREDYSDNGDAWNYFSHDQARSRAYRWGEDGLGGICDDHQVLCFALALWNGRDPILKERMFGLTNSEGNHGEDVKEYYFYLDSTPTHSYMKFLYKYPQQAFPYSNLVETNRGRSRHEMEYELLDTGVFDGDRYFDVFVEYAKAAPEDVLIKITVCNRGPDAAPIHVLPTLWFRNTWSWSDGGSKPVLRRIEGAKHSVIHAHHTDPLFQESLQDYTLSCEGEPTLLFTENETNNERLFGTPNAGPYVKDGINDYVLHGNLQGVNPEQTGTKASAHYALSIGAGETAVIRLRFSDASMNLKGSPFGKSFDEVFAARLREADEFYRSVTPPSVGEDEANVMRQALAGMLWTKQYYYFDADKWLEDHHAHPLHGHARQLRNREWFHMVNDHVISMPDKWEYPWYAAWDLAFHTIALSVVDPDFAKDQLNLMLQEVYLHPSGQIPAYEWNFSDVNPPVHAWATLFLHSTEQALHGKADIDFLKRAFAKLMLNFTWWVNRKDRFGKNVFEGGFLGLDNIGVFDRSAPLPTGGYLEQADGTAWMALFCQNMIELSVELAAHDLSYQDLCSKFVEHFAWIASGINRMGQDGMWDEEDGFYYDILRLPDGSAQRLKVRSMVGLLPLCATTVIEEWQRKQVPRVTESWLKRVKRMPELLESLHATGPGHWGVANRGILALVNQERLRRILTRMLDENEFLSPFGIRALSRYHMDHPYVFSVHGEEYRVQYLPAESDSGMFGGNSNWRGPIWMPVNALIIRALLSYYLYYGDNFKIECPTGSGKMMNLFEVSKEIASRLTRIFLRDEKGRRPVYGGTEKFQSDPLWRDHILFYEYFHGDNGAGLGASHQTGWTGLVARMIELFGRLDPQKVLEAGKRGAFVGIQRP; from the coding sequence ATGACTGCAGAACACAAAAGACTTGAAGAGGCTCGGGATGAAAAGATTTCCTGGAAGAAGTGGGGACCCTACCTGAGCGAACGCCAGTGGGGAACGGTTCGCGAAGATTACAGTGACAATGGGGATGCCTGGAACTATTTCAGCCACGACCAGGCCCGCTCCCGTGCCTACCGCTGGGGTGAGGACGGCCTGGGGGGAATCTGCGACGACCACCAGGTGCTCTGTTTTGCTCTGGCCCTCTGGAACGGAAGGGACCCCATTCTCAAGGAACGGATGTTCGGGCTCACCAACAGCGAGGGGAATCACGGGGAAGACGTCAAGGAATACTATTTTTACCTCGACAGCACGCCCACACACTCTTACATGAAATTCCTCTACAAGTATCCCCAGCAGGCTTTTCCGTACTCGAACCTGGTGGAGACCAACCGCGGGCGCTCACGGCACGAGATGGAGTATGAGCTTCTCGACACGGGGGTCTTTGACGGCGACCGGTACTTCGATGTTTTCGTGGAGTATGCCAAGGCGGCTCCCGAGGACGTGTTGATCAAGATCACCGTCTGCAATCGCGGGCCCGATGCGGCTCCCATTCACGTTCTGCCTACCCTCTGGTTCCGCAACACCTGGTCTTGGTCGGACGGAGGCTCAAAGCCCGTTCTCCGTCGCATTGAAGGCGCAAAGCACAGTGTCATCCACGCTCACCACACCGACCCCCTCTTCCAGGAATCGCTCCAGGACTACACCCTTAGCTGTGAAGGGGAACCGACTCTTCTGTTCACGGAAAACGAGACAAACAACGAACGCCTTTTCGGGACACCCAATGCCGGTCCCTACGTGAAAGACGGGATCAATGACTATGTGCTTCACGGGAATCTGCAGGGGGTGAACCCGGAGCAGACGGGGACCAAGGCGTCCGCCCATTACGCTCTCAGCATCGGCGCCGGGGAGACAGCCGTCATCAGGTTGAGGTTTTCGGATGCGTCAATGAATCTGAAGGGCAGTCCCTTCGGAAAGTCCTTCGATGAAGTTTTTGCGGCCAGGCTTCGTGAGGCCGACGAATTCTACCGGTCCGTTACCCCTCCATCTGTCGGCGAAGACGAGGCCAACGTCATGCGCCAGGCCCTGGCCGGTATGCTCTGGACCAAGCAGTATTACTACTTCGATGCCGACAAATGGCTCGAAGATCACCATGCTCATCCCCTTCACGGTCATGCCCGCCAGCTCCGGAACCGGGAGTGGTTTCACATGGTCAACGACCACGTTATCTCCATGCCGGACAAGTGGGAATATCCCTGGTATGCCGCCTGGGACCTGGCGTTTCACACGATCGCTCTTTCGGTGGTCGATCCGGATTTCGCCAAGGACCAACTGAATCTCATGCTCCAGGAAGTCTACCTCCACCCAAGCGGCCAGATCCCCGCCTATGAGTGGAATTTCAGCGACGTGAACCCGCCGGTTCATGCATGGGCGACGCTCTTCCTTCACTCGACTGAGCAGGCCCTGCACGGCAAGGCGGACATCGATTTCCTGAAGCGTGCCTTTGCCAAGCTCATGCTGAACTTCACCTGGTGGGTGAACCGCAAGGACCGGTTCGGTAAAAATGTGTTTGAAGGCGGATTCCTGGGGCTCGATAACATCGGGGTTTTCGACCGGAGTGCGCCCCTGCCCACGGGAGGGTATCTTGAACAGGCCGACGGCACGGCCTGGATGGCCCTCTTTTGTCAGAACATGATCGAGTTGAGCGTCGAACTGGCTGCCCACGATCTGAGCTATCAGGATCTCTGTTCCAAGTTTGTTGAACACTTTGCCTGGATTGCTTCGGGAATAAACCGCATGGGGCAGGATGGTATGTGGGACGAAGAGGATGGATTCTATTACGACATCCTGAGACTTCCCGATGGGAGTGCTCAGCGGCTCAAGGTGCGCTCCATGGTGGGGCTCCTCCCCCTCTGTGCGACGACGGTTATCGAAGAGTGGCAGAGAAAGCAGGTGCCTCGTGTTACCGAGAGCTGGCTCAAGCGTGTCAAACGCATGCCGGAGCTTCTCGAGAGCTTGCACGCCACGGGGCCGGGCCATTGGGGTGTCGCGAATCGCGGCATTCTCGCTCTCGTAAACCAGGAAAGACTGCGGCGGATCCTCACCCGGATGCTCGATGAAAACGAATTCTTAAGTCCCTTCGGCATACGGGCTCTCTCCCGCTACCACATGGATCATCCTTACGTCTTTTCCGTGCACGGGGAGGAATACCGGGTCCAGTACCTGCCGGCGGAATCGGACAGCGGAATGTTCGGCGGAAATTCCAACTGGCGGGGACCCATCTGGATGCCCGTCAACGCTCTCATCATCAGGGCGCTTCTCTCCTACTATCTCTATTATGGGGACAATTTCAAGATCGAGTGCCCCACGGGTTCAGGAAAGATGATGAACCTCTTCGAGGTGAGCAAAGAGATCGCCAGCCGGCTTACCCGCATCTTCCTTCGGGATGAAAAAGGAAGACGACCGGTGTATGGGGGGACGGAGAAGTTCCAGAGCGATCCCCTCTGGCGAGACCATATCCTTTTCTATGAATACTTCCATGGTGACAATGGAGCGGGGCTCGGTGCGAGCCACCAGACCGGCTGGACGGGATTGGTTGCCAGGATGATCGAGCTTTTTGGCCGGCTCGATCCCCAGAAGGTCCTGGAGGCCGGCAAACGCGGGGCTTTTGTAGGCATCCAACGCCCCTGA